A part of Podarcis muralis chromosome 13, rPodMur119.hap1.1, whole genome shotgun sequence genomic DNA contains:
- the LOC144325211 gene encoding uncharacterized protein LOC144325211: MQGKNGRRGGGTPGERKVSRQEEIKDLDFLWLKIKEELKQNENHIENKLEELQERIDRRIEDAIGELSNKVQELTVKTKTFEETNKKIQKDVREQKRETEKVKEGMRELNKTQEQIWDSIAMTEMRQRQMQLKFRGIEEEMNENIRERIIKELAKWLEMKEEEVAYTIDNAYRIKIRTYQNRTKKPLGDCLVVFNSIGMRNLILKTSYHKKLIIGVRPIIVLKEIPVRLLRKREGYRYITGVLRRNNIQFRWEFPEGIAFFFKDKKFKLTNPLEVEKFLRRYERELGKKEDRVKDRRDIGGERAEEGGGTGLRRGEGEGDGGVEEEEGEVEEENTEEEEARN, encoded by the coding sequence ATGCAGGGGAAGaacgggaggaggggaggagggactcCAGGTGAAAGGAAAGTATCTAGACAGGAAGAAATTAAAGACTTGGATTTTTTGTGGCTAAAAATCAAGGAGGAACTTAAACAGAATGAAAATCATATAGAAAATAAACTAGAGGAACTACAAGAGAGGATAGATAGGAGAATAGAGGATGCAATAGGGGAACTCTCGAATAAAGTTCAAGAGTTAACAGTCAAAACCAAGACATTTGAGGAAACcaacaaaaaaattcaaaaagacgtgagagaacagaaaagggaGACGGAAAAGGTGAAGGAGGGAATGCGAGAACTGAATAAGACACAGGAACAGATATGGGACAGTATTGCAATGACGGAAATGCGACAAAGGCAAATGCAATTAAAATTTAGAGGCATAGAGGAGGAAATGAATGAGAACATTAGGGAGAGAATAATTAAGGAATTAGCCAAGTGGTtagagatgaaggaggaggaggtcgcATACACGATAGACAACGCCTATAGAATTAAAATAAGAACATACCAGAACAGGACTAAGAAACCCCTCGGGGATTGCTTAGTAGTGTTTAACTCAATAGGAATGAGGAACTTGATACTTAAAACGAGTTAccacaaaaaattaataataggcgTTAGACCAATAATTGTCCTTAAAGAGATCCCAGTTAGACTATTACGCAAGAGGGAGGGATATAGATACATAACAGGGGTTTTGAGAAGGAACAACATTCaatttaggtgggaattccccgaaGGAATTGCCTTCTTTTTTAAGGACAAGAAGTTCAAACTGACCAACCCATTAGAGGTAGAAAAGTTCCTGAGAAGATACGAGAGAGAGCTTGGCAAAAAGGAGGATAGAGTAAAAGACAGAAGAGACATAGGAGGCGAGAGAGCTGAAGAGGGGGGAGGAACGGGGCTgcgaaggggggagggagagggagatggaggggtggaggaggaggaaggtgaggtggaggaggagaacacggaagaggaagaagcaaggaATTGA